One region of Exiguobacterium acetylicum genomic DNA includes:
- a CDS encoding ribonuclease HII — MKIAEVKERLQKATLEEFIQLKQELASDTRKGVHTLFRQTERRFALEEQQRIDFKERLAFEDEYRQQGYVRIAGVDEVGRGPLAGPVVAAAVILPDGFYHPGLTDSKQMSKVQRQAALKHLQEVAEIAIGIIEPAEIDEINIYQASKRAMQDAVHQLQPDALLVDAMTLDDDTPQLSLIKGDARSVSIAAASVVAKETRDAMMEQYAIEYPGYGFETHAGYGTPIHLQALDTLGVTPIHRKTFRPVKERL, encoded by the coding sequence ATGAAGATAGCAGAAGTAAAAGAACGATTGCAAAAAGCGACACTAGAAGAATTTATTCAATTGAAGCAGGAACTGGCTTCAGATACGCGAAAAGGGGTGCATACGCTGTTTCGTCAGACAGAACGACGATTTGCACTCGAAGAGCAGCAACGGATCGATTTCAAGGAGCGACTCGCATTTGAAGACGAGTATCGTCAGCAAGGGTACGTTCGAATTGCGGGAGTGGACGAAGTCGGACGAGGTCCACTAGCTGGTCCTGTCGTCGCAGCAGCTGTCATCTTACCAGACGGTTTTTATCATCCAGGACTAACGGATTCCAAACAGATGAGTAAAGTACAGCGGCAAGCGGCACTTAAGCATCTGCAAGAAGTGGCTGAGATTGCGATCGGCATCATCGAACCGGCTGAAATCGACGAAATCAATATCTATCAAGCATCGAAACGGGCGATGCAAGACGCAGTACACCAATTGCAACCGGATGCCTTACTTGTCGATGCGATGACACTCGACGACGATACACCACAACTCTCTCTTATCAAAGGAGATGCGCGGAGTGTCTCGATTGCTGCTGCAAGTGTCGTTGCGAAAGAGACACGAGATGCGATGATGGAACAATATGCGATCGAGTATCCGGGATATGGATTTGAAACACACGCAGGTTACGGAACACCGATACATTTACAAGCGCTCGATACACTGGGCGTCACACCGATTCACCGGAAAACATTCCGTCCTGTCAAAGAACGTCTTTAG
- a CDS encoding flagellar hook-length control protein FliK, giving the protein MQIEHRALLPFKIIDHANLPLREGANIVGKVLKLLPDGLMELQVGQRVLTAGTTAELKEGNMYRFQVVSAEGQPVLKIISTESVPQKSALPQLLDSFLQRQAVPTAETRELLRQIGQPVTEGEAKQLKHALTELVQLAKGDETGRTLDRKTSDQILAQQLVQATNEAGKGVYLFQLPQFGPFEDVDLMMEAPFERTFDPNHARVVLYLQLPTLGEVAVDVLIADRNVSISVFHPNAHVNTFMQAYTPQIQTRLEEQGYALTRFDWVEQMKERVPHDISTRNGRVDLHI; this is encoded by the coding sequence ATGCAAATCGAACATCGCGCCTTACTTCCATTTAAAATCATCGATCATGCGAACCTACCGTTACGGGAAGGCGCAAACATCGTCGGTAAAGTATTAAAGCTGTTGCCGGACGGATTGATGGAACTCCAAGTCGGTCAACGTGTCTTGACGGCAGGAACGACGGCTGAACTAAAAGAAGGGAACATGTATCGCTTTCAAGTCGTTTCAGCAGAGGGACAACCAGTCTTAAAAATCATCTCGACCGAGTCTGTTCCGCAAAAGTCGGCTCTACCTCAGTTACTCGACTCCTTTTTACAACGTCAGGCGGTACCGACTGCGGAAACACGGGAACTTCTAAGGCAAATTGGTCAACCGGTGACGGAAGGAGAAGCGAAGCAGTTAAAGCATGCCCTTACCGAACTCGTTCAACTGGCAAAGGGTGACGAGACGGGTCGAACGCTTGATCGAAAGACGAGTGATCAGATTTTAGCGCAACAACTCGTCCAAGCAACGAACGAAGCAGGGAAAGGAGTCTATTTATTTCAATTACCTCAATTTGGACCATTCGAAGATGTTGATCTCATGATGGAAGCACCGTTTGAACGGACGTTTGATCCAAATCATGCCCGCGTCGTCTTGTATCTTCAATTACCGACGCTCGGTGAGGTCGCTGTTGACGTCTTGATCGCAGACCGGAATGTTTCGATTTCCGTCTTTCATCCGAACGCGCACGTCAATACGTTCATGCAAGCCTACACACCGCAAATCCAGACTCGTCTTGAGGAACAAGGCTATGCATTGACGCGATTCGATTGGGTCGAACAGATGAAAGAACGCGTACCGCATGATATCTCAACGCGTAACGGAAGGGTGGATCTTCATATATGA
- the ylqF gene encoding ribosome biogenesis GTPase YlqF, with the protein MTIQWFPGHMAKARREVTEKLKLIDVVIELVDARLPMSSRNPMVEQITAGKPRLIVLNKADMADKRVTEQWMQALRADGVDVVAVDAKHNKGLNQIHEGALRLMKEKHARMREKGRNPSAIRALIIGIPNVGKSTLINRLAGRNIAITGDRPGVTKRQQWIKMKTGEMELLDTPGILWPKFDDQVVGYRLAATGAIKDDILNIDDIALFALRELKTRYPEQLRERYRLDEVSGEAVDVLEAIGKKRGFVSGGYVDFERTSEMLLHELRTEKLGRVTLETVEEWETHA; encoded by the coding sequence ATGACGATTCAATGGTTCCCCGGTCACATGGCCAAAGCACGTCGGGAAGTCACAGAAAAACTAAAGTTGATCGATGTGGTGATCGAACTCGTCGATGCCCGTCTTCCGATGTCGAGCCGCAACCCGATGGTCGAACAGATCACGGCAGGTAAGCCGCGACTGATTGTCCTCAACAAGGCGGATATGGCGGACAAACGAGTGACGGAGCAATGGATGCAGGCATTACGAGCAGATGGTGTTGATGTCGTTGCGGTTGACGCGAAGCACAATAAAGGATTGAATCAAATCCATGAAGGTGCGTTACGACTAATGAAAGAAAAACATGCACGGATGCGGGAGAAAGGGCGGAATCCGAGTGCGATCCGTGCCTTGATCATCGGCATTCCGAACGTCGGGAAATCGACGCTCATCAATCGACTTGCTGGCCGAAATATTGCCATCACGGGTGACCGTCCAGGTGTGACGAAACGCCAGCAGTGGATCAAGATGAAGACAGGTGAGATGGAATTACTTGATACACCAGGTATCCTCTGGCCGAAGTTCGACGATCAAGTCGTCGGATATCGGTTAGCAGCGACGGGAGCGATCAAGGATGACATCTTAAACATCGACGATATTGCGCTATTTGCCCTTCGTGAGCTAAAGACACGGTATCCGGAGCAGTTACGTGAGCGCTATCGACTCGACGAAGTATCGGGAGAAGCGGTTGATGTACTCGAAGCAATCGGTAAAAAACGTGGTTTCGTCTCAGGTGGCTATGTCGATTTCGAGCGGACGAGCGAAATGCTCCTGCATGAGCTACGAACGGAAAAGCTCGGTCGGGTGACGCTTGAAACAGTCGAAGAATGGGAAACGCATGCATAA
- a CDS encoding EscU/YscU/HrcU family type III secretion system export apparatus switch protein, whose protein sequence is MKKAIALSYEEQMHAPKVVAKGSEHIAERILEEALKHDIPIRQDETLVTLLDAVQVSEQIPEELYGVIAELFAFLYRLDQDEILKK, encoded by the coding sequence ATGAAAAAAGCAATAGCTCTATCATACGAAGAACAGATGCATGCCCCAAAGGTCGTTGCTAAGGGATCGGAACACATCGCAGAACGGATTTTAGAAGAGGCATTAAAACATGATATTCCGATCCGGCAGGACGAAACGTTGGTGACGTTACTAGATGCTGTTCAAGTATCAGAACAGATTCCAGAAGAATTATACGGTGTCATCGCTGAGTTATTCGCCTTTTTATATCGTCTCGATCAAGATGAAATTCTGAAAAAATAA